The Methylacidimicrobium sp. B4 genome contains a region encoding:
- a CDS encoding aldolase — MSLSPIQKAPLDVPSDLRRLYEQNFEEMTRGTGRLMMMAADQKVEHLNDDFYGPGISEDDADPEHLFQIASRARIGVMATQLGLIARYGADYPGIRYVVKLNSKTHLIPTKLGDPESYQWLDFEQLDRFRENSSLPVLGVGYTIYPGSRAEPEMLPEAARLVFEAHQRGLLAILWAYPRGEAVSSEQDPHLIAGVAGLAACLGADFVKVNEPKAEDGRNAAALREAVRAAGRTRLICAGGKEESVPDFLARLHAQIHEAGASGNATGRNIHQRALPEAVAFCNAISAITLDGASVEEATALYQKELAHASAAG; from the coding sequence ATGAGTCTATCGCCCATCCAGAAAGCGCCGCTCGATGTCCCGAGCGATCTGCGGCGGCTCTATGAGCAGAACTTCGAGGAGATGACCCGAGGAACCGGGCGGCTCATGATGATGGCCGCCGACCAGAAGGTCGAGCATTTGAACGACGACTTCTACGGGCCCGGAATCTCCGAGGACGATGCCGATCCCGAGCATCTCTTCCAGATCGCCTCTCGCGCTCGAATCGGGGTCATGGCGACCCAGCTCGGCTTGATCGCTCGCTATGGAGCGGACTACCCGGGCATTCGCTACGTCGTCAAGCTCAACAGCAAGACGCATCTGATCCCCACCAAGCTGGGCGATCCGGAGAGCTACCAGTGGCTCGACTTCGAGCAGCTCGACCGGTTTCGGGAAAACTCTTCCCTGCCGGTTTTAGGTGTCGGCTATACGATCTATCCCGGCAGCCGAGCGGAGCCGGAAATGCTGCCGGAGGCGGCCCGCCTCGTCTTCGAGGCGCACCAGCGCGGCCTCTTGGCAATCCTTTGGGCCTATCCCCGCGGGGAGGCTGTTTCGAGCGAGCAGGACCCTCATCTGATCGCCGGAGTGGCCGGGCTCGCCGCTTGCTTGGGAGCCGATTTTGTGAAGGTCAACGAGCCGAAGGCGGAGGACGGACGGAACGCGGCGGCACTCCGGGAGGCGGTCCGCGCGGCGGGGCGGACTCGCCTGATTTGTGCCGGAGGCAAAGAAGAGAGCGTGCCCGACTTCCTGGCGCGGCTCCATGCGCAGATCCATGAGGCGGGAGCTTCGGGGAATGCGACCGGCAGGAATATCCATCAGCGGGCCCTGCCCGAAGCTGTGGCCTTCTGCAATGCGATCTCGGCGATTACCCTGGACGGAGCGAGCGTGGAGGAGGCGACCGCGTTGTATCAGAAGGAGCTTGCTCACGCTTCCGCGGCCGGATAG
- a CDS encoding sodium/solute symporter (Members of the Solute:Sodium Symporter (SSS), TC 2.A.21 as described in tcdb.org, catalyze solute:Na+ symport. Known solutes for members of the family include sugars, amino acids, nucleosides, inositols, vitamins, urea or anions, depending on the system.) — translation MRPPLSGGLPAMDAAVLLLYLIAVLWVGLRAGKRPKTVEQFALGGHKMPWWAVLGSLIAAETSAAFFLGTPAEGYALGNYEYLQLSLGTVLARVLVAYLFVKPYFTYRVTSIYQFLDLRFGPKTKSAASATFLLTRLLASGARLYVASILPVLAVKLLWGGGVSAGQELSIYTASALLLTLFTTLYTVAGGIRAVIWTDLLQAGLMLSGGLLTLLLLFQKIPWGSSSPLTEAAHLLAALPWAETGIDPHRNLWENLGFVLSSDYTIWAALIGSTFITMATHGADQDLVQRLLTAKNHHRSRLSLILSGLTDVPLVFLFLTIGIFLGLLARSTSDPRLPAQANEVFPYFILCQTPPGVRGLLVAAIFATAMGSLSAALNALATSFCEDWAFRFLPVASDEKARVRLLRGSTVLFALLSVAIACATAFFALHSPKSRILPIVLGLFGYTYGPLLGVFLLGVLTRSRGSDLGNCLAMSCGLAVVALLSGAPQALLGLVSPAEAGRLAWFPSVSFPWRVFVGSISTFLVGLCFRSSARLYPAAEA, via the coding sequence ATGAGGCCTCCTCTCTCCGGCGGCCTCCCCGCAATGGATGCCGCCGTCCTCCTCCTCTACCTGATCGCCGTCCTCTGGGTAGGACTCCGGGCGGGGAAGCGACCGAAGACGGTCGAGCAGTTCGCGCTCGGCGGGCACAAGATGCCCTGGTGGGCGGTCCTCGGCTCCCTGATCGCGGCGGAGACCAGCGCGGCCTTCTTCCTGGGAACCCCTGCGGAGGGTTACGCGCTCGGAAATTATGAATATCTTCAGCTTTCGCTGGGAACGGTCCTCGCCCGCGTCCTGGTCGCCTACCTCTTCGTCAAGCCCTATTTTACCTACCGTGTCACCTCGATCTACCAGTTCCTCGATCTCCGTTTCGGCCCAAAGACCAAGTCGGCCGCATCCGCGACCTTCCTGCTGACCCGCCTGCTCGCCTCGGGTGCCCGCCTCTACGTTGCCTCCATCTTGCCGGTACTCGCCGTCAAGCTGCTTTGGGGAGGTGGCGTCTCCGCCGGGCAGGAGCTCTCGATCTATACCGCCTCGGCCCTGCTGCTCACGCTCTTCACAACACTCTACACAGTCGCCGGAGGGATTCGTGCGGTCATCTGGACTGATCTGCTCCAGGCCGGCCTCATGCTTTCCGGTGGCCTCCTGACTCTCCTGCTGCTCTTCCAAAAGATCCCGTGGGGATCGAGCTCTCCGCTCACCGAAGCCGCTCACCTCCTGGCCGCCCTCCCTTGGGCCGAAACGGGAATCGATCCCCACCGGAATCTCTGGGAGAACCTCGGTTTCGTGCTCTCCTCCGACTATACGATCTGGGCCGCGCTGATCGGCTCGACCTTCATCACGATGGCGACTCACGGAGCCGACCAGGACCTGGTGCAGCGCCTTCTCACGGCCAAGAACCATCACCGGAGCCGGCTCTCGCTGATTCTTTCCGGGCTGACCGACGTACCGCTGGTCTTCCTCTTCCTGACCATCGGAATCTTTCTCGGCCTCCTGGCGCGCTCCACAAGCGACCCTCGTCTCCCCGCACAGGCCAACGAGGTCTTTCCCTATTTCATCCTCTGCCAAACCCCTCCGGGTGTACGCGGCCTCCTGGTGGCGGCCATCTTCGCGACCGCGATGGGCTCGCTCTCGGCCGCCTTGAATGCTCTGGCGACCTCCTTTTGCGAGGACTGGGCCTTCCGATTCCTTCCCGTTGCCTCCGACGAGAAGGCCCGGGTGCGCCTTCTCCGGGGCTCTACGGTACTCTTCGCTCTGCTGAGCGTGGCGATCGCTTGCGCGACCGCCTTCTTCGCCCTCCACTCGCCGAAATCCCGCATCCTTCCGATCGTCCTCGGGCTCTTCGGATACACCTACGGCCCTCTTTTGGGCGTCTTCCTCCTCGGAGTGCTCACCCGAAGCCGGGGAAGCGACCTCGGGAACTGCCTGGCGATGAGTTGCGGCCTGGCGGTGGTTGCCCTGCTGAGCGGGGCACCTCAGGCCCTCCTCGGCCTCGTTTCGCCGGCGGAGGCGGGCCGGCTGGCCTGGTTCCCGAGCGTCTCCTTCCCTTGGCGAGTCTTCGTGGGCAGCATCTCGACCTTCCTGGTCGGCCTCTGCTTCCGCTCCTCCGCGCGCCTCTATCCGGCCGCGGAAGCGTGA
- the lpxA gene encoding acyl-ACP--UDP-N-acetylglucosamine O-acyltransferase produces the protein MATSVHPTAILEPGALLADGVEVGPYAFVGAEVRLGEGCLLHHHASVVGRTEVGPGNEFFPFASIGQKSQDLKYRGEPTYLSIGSGNRFREFVTVNRATGAGGRTVIGSDNVFLAYAHVAHDCVVGSGCVFSNNATLAGHVQVGDHVTIGGLTAVHQFCRLGAHSMLGGCTKVVQDVPPYCLVDGNPARLRALNLIGLRRRGFVEERVQSLRRAYRLLFEEGKNLSQGIEAVEASGESTAEVATLLEFLRSSERGVTR, from the coding sequence ATGGCGACCTCGGTCCATCCCACCGCGATCCTGGAGCCTGGGGCCCTGCTGGCAGACGGCGTTGAGGTGGGACCCTACGCCTTCGTCGGCGCGGAGGTGCGCCTGGGGGAGGGATGCCTCCTCCATCACCACGCATCGGTGGTGGGAAGAACGGAGGTCGGGCCCGGCAACGAGTTTTTCCCCTTCGCCTCGATCGGGCAGAAGAGCCAGGATCTCAAGTATCGCGGGGAGCCGACCTATCTCTCCATTGGCTCAGGCAATCGATTCCGGGAATTCGTGACGGTCAATCGAGCGACCGGAGCGGGTGGACGAACGGTGATCGGCTCAGACAACGTTTTTCTTGCCTATGCCCATGTTGCCCATGATTGCGTCGTCGGGAGCGGCTGCGTCTTCTCCAATAACGCCACCCTGGCGGGTCATGTGCAGGTTGGGGATCATGTGACGATCGGCGGGTTGACGGCGGTTCACCAGTTCTGCCGGCTCGGCGCGCACTCGATGCTGGGAGGCTGCACCAAGGTCGTTCAGGATGTTCCGCCCTATTGCCTGGTCGATGGGAATCCGGCGCGCCTTCGTGCCCTCAACCTGATTGGGCTCAGGCGGCGCGGGTTCGTCGAAGAGAGGGTGCAGAGCCTGCGCCGGGCGTACCGGCTCCTTTTCGAGGAGGGCAAGAACCTGAGCCAGGGGATCGAGGCGGTCGAGGCGAGCGGGGAATCGACCGCGGAGGTGGCGACTCTTCTCGAGTTCTTGCGCTCCTCCGAGCGGGGCGTGACGCGCTGA